Within the Solwaraspora sp. WMMA2056 genome, the region GTCCAGCTGCGTGGCCCAGCGCGTGTGCTGCGACGGGTCGCACGCCTGCGCCAGGATCCTCCTACGCTCGGCGGGAAAGTCGAGCGGCGAGGAGTCCCACCAGATCTCCAGCTCCGGACGGCAGGACTGAAGCTTCTCCAGCACACTGCTGCCGGTATCGACTCCGCGCTCCGGCGGCGCCGAGACCCACGGTTGCGCGTCGTTCGGCGCGGTCACCGGCGCCGGCGAGCTGCGCTCGGCCACGGCGAGGTCCTGCACTCTCATCGCAATCGCCCTCTCGAATCGGGTCGGTCCGCTGGTGTGACCAAGAGTCCGACCCGGGGCGTATCGATGACCTATCCGCTGTCTATCCGTCGGCGCCGCAGGCGCAATCCGGGCGTCGGGAGCCGGTCGTACCGCGGCGACTCCCGACGCCGCCGATGGTCAGCCCGCCCGGACGAAGTCGAGCAGGGCGGCGGTGAGTTCCGCCGGTGCGTCCTCCTGCACCAGGTGACCGGCCTGCGGGATCAGCTGCAGGGACGCCGCAGGGAACCGCCGTGCCAGCTGGCGGCCCTCGGCTGCGGGAATCCACTGGTCCTCGGTTCCCCAGCAGACGAGTACCGGGATGGTGACCTCGCCGAAGCGGTGCTCGATCTCGGCGGTGTGTGCCTGGTCGGCCTGTGCGATCTGGCGGTAGAAGCCGGCTTGGCCGGTGTCGCCGAGCCAGGGCCGCACGAGGTGTTCAAGCGTGTCCGGTAGTAGCCCGGCTGCGGTGGCCGAGCTGATGTACTCCCGTACGAGCGCCCGGTGCAGGGCGGACGGCAGCGCGCTGAACACCTCGGCGTGCTGCTGGACGAGCCGGAAGAACGGCGAGCCCCAACCGCCGAGGGCGACCGCGTCCACCAGGGCGAGCCGTCGGTACCGTGCGCCGTGCAGCAGCATCGCCCGCAGCGCGGTGGCGCCGCCGACGTCATGGGCGACCACCGTCGGCTCGGCCAGTTCCCAGTGGGCCAGCAACGCGGCGAAGGTGCGGCCCTGGGAGGCGAGGGAGACATCCTGGCCCGGGGCCATCTCCGACGAGCCGTAGCCGGGCATGTCCCATACGTAGACCTGGTGACGCGGGGTCAGGGCCCGGACGACGCGTCGCCAGACGTAGGAGGAGAAGGGGGTGCCGTGCAACAGTACGACGGGCGGTGCCGCTGGATCACCGAACCGGTCCCACCGGACCTGTCCGGCGTCGCTTTCGTACGCTTGGGTTAGCTTCCAGTGCTCCATAGTGCGCTTACCCTACCGTTGGCGGACGAATAGGACGAATTCTCCTCGGGCGTTCTGGTTGGGTCGCCCACCCCGTAGCTGGGACCGCTCGTGCCGGGCGAGGGTCGACCGGGCGGTGGCGGGTACGGTTGTCGATGGTCGCAAGCTGCGGGCGTCGTCGCGGCGGCATCGGCTGCCCAGGGCGACGGACCGGGGGAGGGAGCGGGTGTGGATCGGCGCAGAGCACTGGTGGTCCGGGGCGGTTGGGAGGGACACCGGCCGGTCGAGGCGACGGAGCTGTTCATCCCGTTCCTCGAACGCAGCGGATACACGGTACGGGTGGAGGAGTCGACGGAGATCTACGCCGACGCCGCCGAGTTGGCCGACACCGACCTCATCGTGCAGTGCGTGACGATGTCGCAGATCACCGCGGAGCAGGTGGCGGGGCTGGCGGCGGCGATCGTGGCGGGGACCGGTTTCACCGGCTGGCACGGCGGCATCGTCGACTCGTTCCGCGCCTGCTCGGACTACCTGCACCTGGTGGGCGGCCAGTTCGCCACCCACCCGGGCGTCGAACCGTGCGAACGCAGTGGCGGCGAGAAGGACAACTTCCTGCCCCACTCGGTGACCATCACCGACCTCGGCCGGGAGCATCCGATCACCGCCGGGATCGCCGATTTCGACCTGCTCACCGAGCAGTACTGGGTGCTGCACGACGACCTGATCGAGGTGCTGGCCACCACCACCCACCCGACGCGGGCGTGGCACCCGTGGCACCGGCCGGTCACCTCGCCGGCGATCTGGACCCGCAGTTGGGGCGCGGGGCGGATCGTCGTGACGACTCCCGGACACAGCCTCGACGTGCTGGAGCACCCGGGCGTGCGTACCGTCATCGAAAGGGGGATGGTGTGGGCGACCCGCACGGCATCGGCGTCGTAGGTCTCGGGGTCATCTCCCGCGCGTACCTGGACACGCTCGTCGACCATCCCACGGTGCGTGTCGTCGCGGTGGCCGACCTCGACGTCGCCCGGGCCGCCGCTGCCGCCGCCACGATCCCCGGGGCCGAAGCGGTGAGCGTCGAGCGACTGCTGCACCACCCCGACGTGGCGACGGTGCTCAACCTCACGATCCCGGCGGCGCACGCCGAGATCTCGGGCGCGGCGATCGACGCCGGCCGCAACGTCTACGTCGAGAAGCCGCTCACCGTCACGTTCCCCGAGGGCCGGTCGATCATCGACCGGGCGGCGTCGGCCGGCGTCCGCGTCGGTTGCGCGCCGGACACCGTCCTGGGCACGGGTACGCAGACCGCCCGCGCGGCGATCGACGGTGGACTGATCGGGCGCCCGATCTCCGCGTCGGCTGTCATGGTCACCCCGGGGCACGAGCGCTGGCACCCTGCGCCCGACTTCTACTACGCCCCGGGCGGCGGCCCGCTGATGGACATGGGGCCGTACTACATTTCGGCGCTGGTCCACCTGCTGGGGCCGGTCCGGGCGGTGACCGGCGCGGCCAGCCGGCTGCGTGACGTCCGGGTCATCGGCTCGGGACCCCGCCTCGGGCAACGCATCCCGGTCGAGGTGCCGACCCACGTGACCGGGGTGCTGGAACACTCCGGTGGTGCCCTGACCACCCTCACGACGAGCTTCGACGGTGTCGCGACGACGGCCGCGCCGATCGAGGTGCACGGGGAGGACGGCACCCTGGCCGTGCCCGATCCGAACACCTTCGACGGCGAGGTCCGTCACCTCGCGCTCGACAGCCCCGGGTGGCGTGCCCTCGAACCACGGGCCGGCTACGTCGCGGCCTCCCGGGGGGTCGGCCTGATCGACCTGGTCCGGGCCGACCCGGCGCGTCCGCCACGGGCCAGCGGCGATGTGGCGCTGCACGTACTCGACATCATGACCGCCCTGCTCTCCTCTGCCGCGCAGGGTCGGCGGGTCGAGCTGACGACGACGGTCGAACGCCCTGCACCCGTCCCGTTGACCCCGGCCGAGCAGTGGCGGTCAGCCCGCGCGCCTGGGCGCTGAGGGCCCA harbors:
- a CDS encoding alpha/beta hydrolase encodes the protein MEHWKLTQAYESDAGQVRWDRFGDPAAPPVVLLHGTPFSSYVWRRVVRALTPRHQVYVWDMPGYGSSEMAPGQDVSLASQGRTFAALLAHWELAEPTVVAHDVGGATALRAMLLHGARYRRLALVDAVALGGWGSPFFRLVQQHAEVFSALPSALHRALVREYISSATAAGLLPDTLEHLVRPWLGDTGQAGFYRQIAQADQAHTAEIEHRFGEVTIPVLVCWGTEDQWIPAAEGRQLARRFPAASLQLIPQAGHLVQEDAPAELTAALLDFVRAG
- a CDS encoding ThuA domain-containing protein — encoded protein: MDRRRALVVRGGWEGHRPVEATELFIPFLERSGYTVRVEESTEIYADAAELADTDLIVQCVTMSQITAEQVAGLAAAIVAGTGFTGWHGGIVDSFRACSDYLHLVGGQFATHPGVEPCERSGGEKDNFLPHSVTITDLGREHPITAGIADFDLLTEQYWVLHDDLIEVLATTTHPTRAWHPWHRPVTSPAIWTRSWGAGRIVVTTPGHSLDVLEHPGVRTVIERGMVWATRTASAS
- a CDS encoding Gfo/Idh/MocA family oxidoreductase yields the protein MGDPHGIGVVGLGVISRAYLDTLVDHPTVRVVAVADLDVARAAAAAATIPGAEAVSVERLLHHPDVATVLNLTIPAAHAEISGAAIDAGRNVYVEKPLTVTFPEGRSIIDRAASAGVRVGCAPDTVLGTGTQTARAAIDGGLIGRPISASAVMVTPGHERWHPAPDFYYAPGGGPLMDMGPYYISALVHLLGPVRAVTGAASRLRDVRVIGSGPRLGQRIPVEVPTHVTGVLEHSGGALTTLTTSFDGVATTAAPIEVHGEDGTLAVPDPNTFDGEVRHLALDSPGWRALEPRAGYVAASRGVGLIDLVRADPARPPRASGDVALHVLDIMTALLSSAAQGRRVELTTTVERPAPVPLTPAEQWRSARAPGR